One window of Burkholderia thailandensis E264 genomic DNA carries:
- a CDS encoding FAD-dependent monooxygenase, which produces MAVVPLITPPVLIVGAGPTGLAAALCLARARVPVRIVDKAARPAHHSRAIGIQARTLELLEQQRVVDRFVELGHRARLAILYSAGQRIAELDFDPLQTRYPYLLFLDQTVTERLLTEHLATFDVHVERGVTLTHCTEPEGALDVRLRHGDGRDEHLQPSYVVAADGAHSTVRRLLDVDFVGHAFEQTFLLADLDVGADWPDDEIHLFTTGDGIAGLFPMGNGRYRLVADRPPRNGALDDEHGPSLELCREIVRARVTPNLKIGDLAWSSYFHLHSRMVAKLRVGRVFFAGDAAHVHSPAGAQGMNTGIQEAFNLGWKLARVLAGNAPERLLDTYHEERHPIERDVLRQTSFATQVVEADRGPLRLLRNHVVPILASFGPLRDAARRSVSELAIQYRKSPLTLERVLDGGPRAGERAPDALLHVLDGPLGKAPGVARLFDLHDPAHFTLLVLEPREAIDDTLPSDPGEDGRALADALERIMPGAVRCWRVTDAQGEGAPLLIDAYGRSRPVFYLLRPDGYVAARGRPATDANALLRHCETWFSGMRLDA; this is translated from the coding sequence ATGGCAGTCGTTCCGCTCATCACGCCTCCCGTGCTGATCGTCGGCGCCGGGCCGACCGGGCTTGCCGCCGCGCTTTGCCTCGCGCGCGCCCGCGTGCCGGTGCGCATCGTCGACAAGGCGGCACGGCCCGCGCACCATTCGCGCGCGATCGGCATCCAGGCCAGAACGCTCGAACTCCTCGAGCAGCAGCGCGTCGTCGACCGGTTCGTCGAGCTTGGCCATCGCGCGCGGCTCGCGATCCTGTACTCGGCCGGCCAGCGCATCGCCGAGCTCGACTTCGATCCGCTGCAAACGCGCTATCCGTACCTGCTGTTTCTCGACCAGACCGTCACCGAGCGTTTGCTGACCGAGCATCTCGCGACGTTCGACGTCCACGTCGAGCGCGGCGTGACGCTCACGCATTGCACGGAGCCGGAAGGCGCGCTCGACGTGCGGCTGCGCCACGGCGACGGTCGCGACGAGCATCTGCAGCCGTCGTACGTCGTCGCGGCCGACGGCGCGCACAGCACCGTCCGGCGTCTGCTCGACGTCGATTTCGTCGGGCATGCGTTCGAGCAGACATTCTTGCTCGCGGATCTCGACGTCGGCGCCGACTGGCCCGACGACGAGATTCATTTGTTCACGACGGGCGACGGCATCGCCGGATTGTTTCCGATGGGCAACGGCCGCTACCGGCTCGTCGCCGATCGGCCGCCGCGCAACGGCGCGCTCGACGACGAGCACGGGCCGTCGCTCGAGCTGTGCCGCGAGATCGTGCGCGCGCGCGTGACGCCCAATCTGAAGATCGGCGATCTCGCATGGTCGTCGTATTTTCATCTGCACAGCCGGATGGTCGCGAAGCTGCGCGTCGGACGCGTGTTTTTCGCGGGCGATGCCGCGCACGTGCACAGCCCGGCGGGCGCGCAGGGGATGAACACGGGCATTCAGGAGGCGTTCAATCTCGGCTGGAAGCTCGCGCGCGTGCTGGCCGGCAACGCGCCCGAGCGGTTGCTCGACACCTATCACGAGGAGCGTCACCCGATCGAGCGCGACGTGCTTCGGCAGACGAGCTTCGCGACGCAGGTCGTCGAGGCGGACCGCGGGCCGCTCAGGCTGCTGCGCAACCACGTCGTGCCGATCCTCGCGTCGTTCGGGCCGTTGCGGGACGCGGCGCGTCGCTCGGTCAGCGAGCTCGCGATCCAGTATCGGAAGAGCCCGCTCACGCTCGAACGCGTGCTCGACGGCGGGCCGCGCGCGGGCGAGCGCGCACCGGACGCGCTCTTGCATGTGCTCGACGGGCCGCTCGGCAAGGCGCCCGGCGTCGCGCGCCTCTTCGATCTGCACGATCCCGCGCATTTCACGCTGCTCGTGCTCGAACCGCGCGAGGCGATCGACGACACGTTGCCGTCGGATCCGGGCGAGGACGGCCGCGCGCTCGCCGACGCGCTCGAGCGGATCATGCCGGGCGCGGTGCGCTGCTGGCGCGTGACGGATGCGCAGGGCGAGGGCGCGCCGCTGTTGATCGATGCGTACGGGCGCTCGCGGCCCGTGTTCTACCTGCTGCGCCCGGACGGTTACGTCGCCGCGCGCGGCCGCCCGGCGACGGATGCGAACGCGCTGCTGCGTCATTGCGAGACGTGGTTCTCGGGAATGCGGCTCGACGCGTGA
- a CDS encoding MFS transporter, with product MSTASPAIQQESKARTVFRVVSGNFLEMYDFMVYGYYASAIAKTYFPSGNAFASLMLSLSVFGAGFLMRPVGAIVLGAYIDHHGRRKGLILTLALMALGTLTVATIPGYATIGVLAPILVLLGRLLQGFSAGVELGGVSVYLSEIATKGNKGFYTSWQSGSQQVAVVFAAFVGVLLNRALPVEQMTSWGWRIPFLIGCLIVPFLFLIRRSLKETDEFLAKRHRPSMGEIMKSMLENWGVVLAGMGMVIMTTVSFYMITAYTPTFGKEVLHLSAIDALVVTVCVGLSNLIWLPLSGALSDRIGRRPVLIAFTALTILTAYPAMQWLVGSPSFLRLLTVELWLSFLYGSYNGAMVVALTEVMPADVRTAGFSLAYSLATTIGGFTPAISTLLIHESGNKAAPGLWLGLAAICGLIATLVLYRSPQARNQYKTT from the coding sequence ATGTCTACCGCGTCCCCCGCAATTCAGCAGGAATCCAAGGCCAGGACCGTGTTCCGCGTCGTCAGCGGCAACTTCCTGGAGATGTACGACTTCATGGTCTACGGCTACTACGCGTCCGCGATCGCCAAGACCTACTTCCCGAGCGGCAACGCGTTTGCGTCGCTGATGCTGTCACTGTCCGTGTTCGGCGCGGGCTTCCTGATGCGCCCCGTCGGCGCGATCGTGCTCGGCGCGTACATCGATCATCATGGCCGCCGCAAGGGCCTCATCCTGACGCTCGCGCTGATGGCGCTCGGCACGCTGACGGTCGCCACGATTCCGGGCTATGCGACGATCGGCGTGCTCGCGCCGATTCTCGTGCTGCTCGGCCGCCTGCTGCAAGGTTTCTCGGCGGGTGTCGAGCTGGGCGGCGTGTCGGTGTACCTGTCCGAGATCGCGACGAAGGGTAACAAGGGCTTCTACACGTCGTGGCAGTCGGGCAGCCAGCAGGTGGCGGTCGTGTTCGCCGCGTTCGTCGGCGTGCTGCTGAACCGCGCGCTGCCCGTCGAGCAGATGACGTCGTGGGGCTGGCGCATTCCGTTCCTGATCGGCTGCCTGATCGTGCCGTTCCTGTTCCTGATCCGCCGCTCGCTGAAGGAGACCGACGAGTTTCTCGCGAAGCGCCACCGTCCGAGCATGGGCGAGATCATGAAGTCGATGCTCGAAAACTGGGGCGTCGTGCTCGCCGGCATGGGGATGGTCATCATGACGACCGTGTCGTTCTACATGATCACCGCGTACACGCCGACTTTCGGCAAGGAAGTGCTGCACCTGTCGGCGATCGACGCGCTCGTCGTGACCGTCTGTGTCGGGCTGTCGAACCTGATCTGGCTGCCGCTGTCGGGCGCGCTGTCCGACCGGATCGGCCGGCGCCCCGTGCTGATCGCGTTCACGGCGCTCACGATCCTCACCGCGTATCCGGCGATGCAGTGGCTTGTCGGTTCGCCGTCGTTCCTGCGGCTGCTGACCGTCGAACTGTGGCTGTCGTTCCTGTACGGCTCGTACAACGGCGCGATGGTCGTCGCGCTGACCGAGGTGATGCCGGCAGACGTGCGCACCGCAGGCTTCTCGCTCGCGTACAGCCTCGCGACGACGATCGGCGGCTTCACGCCGGCGATCTCGACGCTGCTGATCCACGAGAGCGGCAACAAGGCGGCGCCGGGGCTCTGGCTCGGCCTTGCCGCGATCTGCGGACTGATCGCGACGCTCGTGCTGTACCGGTCGCCGCAAGCGCGCAATCAGTACAAGACGACTTGA
- the fdhF gene encoding formate dehydrogenase subunit alpha, protein MTSSAFDSSRQGCGSGQCACKSAAHARRADPFDDTDYGTPQRHADADVTLDIDGREVTVPAGTSVMRAAIEAGINVPKLCATDSLEPFGSCRLCLVEIEGRRGYPASCTTPVEAGMKVRTQSDRLQDLRRNVMELYISDHPLDCLTCAANGDCELQDMAGAVGLREVRYGFDGKNHLSDAKDESNPYFSYDPAKCIVCNRCVRACEETQGTFALTIAARGFDSRVAASAGDAFMDSECVSCGACVAACPTATLIEKSVARLGQPEHEVVTTCAYCGVGCSLKAEMKGEQVVRMTPHKNGQANEGHACVKGRFAWGYATHKDRITKPMIREKITDPWREVSWDEAIGHAAAQFRRIQDKHGRDSIGGITSSRCTNEETYLVQKLVRAAFGNNNVDTCARVCHSPTGYGLKVTLGESAGTQTFASVGSADVIVVIGANPTDGHPVFGSRLKRRVREGAKLIVADPRRIDLVDGPHVKAVHHLQLRPGTNVALVNALAHVIVTEGLVDEAFVAERCEPHAFDVWRAFAARPENSPEATADITGVPADAVRAAARLYATGGRAAIFYGLGVTEHAQGSTMVMGIANLAMATGNLGIEGAGVNPLRGQNNVQGSCDMGSFPHELPGYRHIGDAAVRARFDEAWATTLQPEPGLRIPNMFDAALDGSFKGLYCQGEDIVQSDPNTQHVAAALSSLECLVVQDIFLNETAKYAHVFLPGATFLEKDGTFTNAERRISRVRRAMRPLSGYADWEVTLMLSRALGYDMHYAHPSEIMDEIARLTPTFAGVSYALLDALGSVQWPCNDAAPEGTPTMHVDHFVRGKGKFMITQYIASPEKVTPRYPLILTTGRILSQYNVGAQTRRTENVRWHDEDRLEIHPHDASDRGIKTGDWVGVESRAGQTVLRALVTERMQPGVVYTTFHFPESGANVITTDSSDWATNCPEYKVTAVQVAPVAQPSEWQRAYTRFRAEQLALLEQRTAANAPATATGK, encoded by the coding sequence ATGACTTCTTCCGCATTCGATTCGTCCCGGCAAGGCTGCGGCTCCGGCCAGTGCGCGTGCAAGAGCGCCGCGCACGCGCGTCGCGCCGATCCGTTCGACGACACCGACTACGGCACCCCGCAGCGCCACGCCGACGCCGACGTCACGCTCGACATCGACGGCCGCGAGGTCACGGTGCCGGCCGGCACGTCGGTGATGCGCGCGGCGATCGAGGCCGGCATCAACGTGCCGAAGCTCTGCGCGACCGATTCGCTCGAGCCGTTCGGCTCATGCCGCCTGTGCCTCGTCGAGATCGAGGGCCGGCGCGGCTACCCGGCGTCGTGCACGACGCCCGTCGAGGCCGGCATGAAGGTGCGCACGCAAAGCGACCGGCTGCAGGATCTGCGCCGCAACGTGATGGAGCTCTACATCTCCGATCATCCGCTCGACTGCCTCACATGCGCGGCGAACGGCGATTGCGAGCTTCAGGACATGGCAGGCGCGGTCGGGCTGCGCGAGGTGCGCTACGGCTTCGACGGCAAGAACCATCTGAGCGACGCGAAGGACGAATCGAACCCTTACTTCAGCTACGACCCGGCGAAGTGCATCGTCTGCAATCGCTGCGTGCGCGCGTGCGAGGAGACGCAGGGCACGTTCGCGCTGACGATCGCCGCGCGCGGCTTCGACTCGCGCGTCGCGGCGAGCGCGGGCGACGCGTTCATGGATTCGGAGTGCGTGTCGTGCGGCGCATGCGTCGCCGCGTGCCCGACCGCGACGCTCATCGAAAAGAGCGTCGCGCGGCTCGGCCAGCCCGAGCACGAGGTCGTCACGACCTGCGCGTACTGCGGCGTCGGCTGTTCGCTGAAGGCAGAGATGAAAGGCGAGCAGGTCGTGCGGATGACGCCGCACAAGAACGGCCAGGCGAACGAAGGCCATGCGTGCGTGAAAGGCCGCTTTGCGTGGGGCTATGCAACGCACAAGGATCGCATCACGAAGCCGATGATCCGCGAGAAGATCACCGATCCGTGGCGCGAAGTGAGCTGGGACGAAGCGATCGGCCATGCGGCCGCGCAGTTCCGCCGCATCCAGGACAAGCACGGCCGCGATTCGATCGGCGGCATCACGTCGTCGCGCTGCACGAACGAAGAGACGTACCTCGTGCAGAAGCTCGTGCGCGCGGCGTTCGGCAACAACAACGTCGATACCTGCGCGCGCGTCTGCCATTCGCCGACGGGCTACGGCCTGAAGGTCACGCTCGGCGAATCGGCGGGCACGCAGACGTTCGCGTCGGTCGGCTCGGCCGACGTGATCGTCGTGATCGGCGCGAATCCGACCGACGGCCACCCGGTGTTCGGCTCGCGCCTGAAGCGCCGCGTGCGCGAGGGCGCGAAACTGATCGTCGCCGATCCGCGCCGGATCGATCTCGTCGACGGCCCGCACGTGAAGGCCGTCCATCATCTGCAACTGCGCCCCGGCACGAACGTCGCGCTCGTCAACGCGCTCGCGCACGTGATCGTCACCGAGGGCCTCGTCGACGAGGCGTTCGTCGCCGAACGCTGCGAGCCGCACGCGTTCGACGTGTGGCGCGCGTTCGCCGCGCGGCCCGAGAACTCGCCCGAGGCGACGGCGGACATCACCGGCGTGCCGGCCGACGCGGTGCGCGCCGCCGCGCGCCTGTACGCGACGGGCGGGCGCGCGGCGATCTTCTACGGGCTCGGCGTCACCGAGCACGCGCAGGGCTCGACGATGGTGATGGGCATCGCGAACCTCGCGATGGCGACGGGCAACCTCGGCATCGAGGGCGCGGGCGTGAACCCGCTGCGCGGGCAGAACAACGTGCAGGGCTCGTGCGACATGGGCTCGTTCCCGCACGAACTGCCCGGCTACCGGCATATCGGCGATGCGGCCGTGCGCGCGCGCTTCGACGAGGCATGGGCGACGACGCTGCAGCCGGAGCCCGGCCTGCGCATCCCGAACATGTTCGACGCGGCGCTCGACGGCAGCTTCAAGGGCCTCTACTGCCAGGGCGAGGACATCGTCCAGTCGGACCCGAACACGCAGCACGTCGCGGCGGCGCTATCGTCGCTCGAATGCCTCGTCGTGCAGGACATCTTCCTGAACGAAACCGCGAAGTACGCGCACGTGTTCCTGCCCGGCGCGACCTTCCTCGAGAAGGACGGCACGTTCACGAACGCCGAGCGCCGGATCTCGCGCGTGCGCCGCGCGATGAGGCCGCTTTCCGGCTACGCGGACTGGGAGGTGACGCTGATGCTGTCGCGCGCGCTCGGCTACGACATGCATTACGCGCATCCGTCCGAGATCATGGACGAGATCGCGCGTCTCACGCCGACGTTCGCGGGCGTGTCGTACGCGCTGCTCGACGCGCTGGGCAGCGTCCAGTGGCCGTGCAACGATGCGGCGCCGGAAGGCACGCCGACGATGCACGTCGATCACTTCGTGCGCGGCAAGGGCAAGTTCATGATCACGCAGTACATCGCGTCGCCGGAGAAGGTCACGCCGCGCTATCCGCTCATCCTGACGACGGGCCGAATCCTGTCGCAGTACAACGTCGGCGCGCAGACGCGCCGCACGGAAAACGTGCGCTGGCACGACGAGGACCGGCTCGAGATCCATCCGCACGACGCGAGCGATCGCGGCATCAAGACGGGCGACTGGGTCGGTGTCGAATCACGCGCCGGGCAGACGGTGCTGCGCGCGCTCGTCACCGAGCGGATGCAGCCGGGCGTCGTCTACACGACGTTCCACTTCCCGGAATCCGGCGCGAACGTGATCACGACCGACAGCTCGGACTGGGCGACCAACTGCCCCGAGTACAAGGTGACGGCCGTGCAGGTCGCGCCCGTCGCGCAACCGTCCGAGTGGCAGCGCGCGTACACGCGCTTTCGCGCGGAGCAGCTCGCGCTGCTCGAGCAGCGCACCGCCGCGAACGCGCCGGCAACCGCAACGGGCAAGTGA
- a CDS encoding tetratricopeptide repeat protein, whose translation MESAFDRAFAAHRAGRLDDAEHGYRAALATNPANADALHLFGVLRHQQGRHEEAADLVGRAVELRPNDAALQLNLGNAFKALGRLDDAIERFRNALTLAPEFPLAHYNLGNAYAAQERHDDAVDAFQRALALAPGDASIHNNLGNALNALGRHGDALAAFRRALELRPGHAGAHNNLGMALAALGDTEEAIAHFRAALAAEPRFVAAHFNLGNALDAVGRHAQALSAFESALALQPRFPLALFGLANALAALGRHRDALPHYERAVGLDPSFVLAWLNLGTAHHALGAHEMALRAFDQALRLDPSHALAQMHRAVTLLTLRDFARGLPAYEARHALPGAAPLGPLPRWQGEPIAGRTLLVLAEQGFGDTLQFVRLVPLARERCARLVLQVQPALLPLVEPMAARWRVSVVPADAAQTPAADLVCPLLSLPFALGLAYDAIPSRTPYLDVPDAARRRFRGSLGGQAKRKFGIAWSGSAQVQENRALPLDALAPLFALAGIDWIVLQPMLSDTDRAALDAHPDAARIHRLDGLTDFAATAALVDRLDGVVSIDTAVAHLAGALGKPLWLMLPVAADWRWSTGDDSPWYPRARLVRQSEPGRWDEVVETVASEIARG comes from the coding sequence ATGGAATCCGCTTTCGACCGCGCGTTCGCCGCGCACCGCGCAGGCCGGCTCGACGATGCCGAGCACGGCTACCGGGCGGCGCTCGCCACCAATCCCGCCAATGCCGACGCGCTGCACCTGTTCGGCGTGCTGCGCCATCAGCAGGGCCGGCACGAAGAAGCGGCCGATCTCGTCGGCCGCGCGGTCGAGTTGCGTCCGAACGACGCTGCGCTGCAACTGAACCTCGGCAACGCGTTCAAGGCGCTCGGCCGCCTCGACGACGCGATCGAGCGCTTTCGCAACGCGCTCACGCTCGCGCCGGAGTTTCCGCTCGCGCATTACAACCTCGGCAACGCATATGCGGCGCAGGAGCGGCACGACGACGCGGTCGACGCGTTTCAGCGCGCGCTCGCGCTCGCGCCCGGCGACGCGTCGATCCACAACAATCTCGGCAACGCGCTCAATGCGCTCGGCCGGCACGGCGACGCGCTTGCGGCGTTTCGCCGCGCGCTCGAACTGCGCCCCGGCCACGCGGGTGCGCACAACAACCTCGGCATGGCGCTCGCCGCGCTTGGCGACACTGAAGAAGCGATCGCGCATTTTCGCGCGGCGCTCGCCGCCGAGCCGCGCTTCGTCGCCGCGCATTTCAATCTCGGCAACGCGCTCGATGCGGTCGGCCGGCATGCGCAGGCGCTCAGCGCATTCGAATCCGCGCTCGCGCTGCAGCCGCGCTTTCCGCTCGCGCTGTTCGGGCTCGCGAACGCGCTCGCGGCGCTCGGCCGCCATCGCGACGCGCTGCCGCATTACGAGCGCGCGGTCGGGCTCGATCCGTCGTTCGTGCTCGCATGGCTCAACCTCGGCACCGCGCATCACGCGCTCGGCGCGCACGAGATGGCGCTGCGCGCGTTCGATCAGGCGCTGCGGCTCGATCCGTCGCACGCGCTCGCGCAAATGCACCGCGCGGTCACGCTGCTCACCCTGCGCGACTTCGCGCGCGGCCTGCCCGCGTACGAAGCGCGGCATGCGCTGCCGGGCGCGGCGCCGCTCGGGCCGCTGCCGCGCTGGCAAGGCGAGCCGATCGCGGGCCGCACGCTGCTCGTGCTCGCCGAGCAAGGCTTCGGCGACACGCTGCAGTTCGTGCGGCTCGTGCCGCTCGCGCGCGAGCGCTGCGCGCGGCTGGTCCTGCAGGTCCAGCCGGCGCTGTTGCCGCTCGTCGAGCCGATGGCCGCGCGCTGGCGCGTGAGCGTCGTGCCGGCCGATGCGGCGCAGACGCCCGCCGCCGATCTCGTCTGCCCGCTCTTGAGCCTGCCGTTCGCGCTCGGCCTCGCATACGATGCGATCCCGTCCCGCACGCCGTATCTCGACGTGCCCGACGCCGCGCGCCGCCGCTTTCGCGGCTCGCTGGGCGGACAGGCGAAGCGCAAGTTCGGCATCGCATGGTCGGGCAGCGCGCAGGTGCAGGAGAATCGAGCGTTGCCGCTCGATGCGCTCGCGCCGCTCTTCGCGCTCGCCGGCATCGACTGGATCGTGCTGCAGCCGATGCTGTCGGACACCGACCGGGCGGCGCTCGACGCGCATCCGGATGCGGCGCGCATCCACCGGCTCGACGGCCTGACCGATTTCGCGGCGACAGCCGCGCTCGTCGATCGGCTCGACGGCGTCGTCTCGATCGACACGGCGGTCGCCCACCTCGCGGGCGCGCTCGGCAAGCCGCTGTGGCTGATGCTGCCCGTCGCCGCCGACTGGCGCTGGAGCACGGGTGACGACAGCCCGTGGTATCCGCGCGCGCGACTCGTCCGGCAGTCGGAGCCGGGGCGTTGGGACGAGGTGGTCGAAACCGTCGCGAGCGAGATCGCGCGCGGATGA
- a CDS encoding formate dehydrogenase subunit delta — protein sequence MESRHLIDMANQIGAFFASMPDHDEAVAGIADHIRRFWEPRMRRALLAALDDPHDDAAQGVAPIVREAIDKHRASLEPAPAAPHAA from the coding sequence ATGGAAAGCCGACACCTGATCGACATGGCGAACCAGATCGGTGCGTTCTTCGCGTCGATGCCGGATCACGACGAAGCGGTCGCGGGCATCGCCGATCACATCCGGCGCTTCTGGGAGCCGCGGATGCGGCGCGCGCTGCTCGCCGCGCTCGACGATCCGCATGACGACGCCGCGCAAGGCGTCGCGCCGATCGTCCGAGAGGCGATCGACAAGCACCGCGCGTCGCTCGAGCCCGCGCCCGCCGCGCCGCACGCCGCGTAG
- a CDS encoding gamma-glutamyl-gamma-aminobutyrate hydrolase, producing the protein MSENTSARTDQPGSSSSASAATPSGPAAPASLPSVSDKPPAGATVHVGAFAAQIAAAQDIGDPGSAPTGTIAEPGAPGVAAAPAAAMPGAAGATTSGASAAASGAASAGASAPGAASSAARSKAGSPPPGFGAQPDFETSRPPPASAAAPAPPAYLKQSDTPWSVFGRIIAARARRLFDRAGQRITQRTLRIGVSARIFHPEPGAPGLRGKTLQYLEESIAHWVMSRDVLVFMIPTVGHQGMLHPSNIRLRDYAKHLDGLLLQGGADVSPQTYAATDARPEWPGDRVRDMYELELLHEFIESGKPVLGVCRGCQLINVAFGGSLYQDIATDVPTAGAHVSEHYDQHRHSIRFPDGSTLANMFPGRREAIVNSIHHQAIRDIGRDLNIEAVSAEDGIIEGIRYRRAPFVVGVQWHPEFHRAGGPELLDCTPLLDTFLRAARETRL; encoded by the coding sequence ATGAGCGAAAACACGTCCGCAAGAACCGATCAGCCCGGTTCTTCCTCCTCTGCTTCCGCAGCGACACCTTCCGGCCCCGCTGCTCCGGCTTCCTTGCCTTCCGTCTCCGACAAACCGCCCGCGGGCGCGACCGTTCACGTCGGCGCGTTCGCCGCGCAGATCGCGGCCGCGCAGGACATCGGCGACCCTGGCTCGGCGCCGACAGGCACGATCGCCGAGCCCGGCGCACCCGGCGTTGCGGCGGCCCCGGCTGCGGCCATGCCGGGCGCAGCCGGCGCAACCACGTCCGGCGCGTCTGCCGCTGCCTCGGGCGCGGCGAGCGCAGGCGCATCGGCGCCGGGCGCCGCCAGTTCCGCCGCGCGCTCGAAAGCCGGCTCCCCGCCGCCGGGCTTCGGCGCGCAACCCGATTTCGAGACGTCGCGCCCGCCGCCCGCGAGCGCGGCCGCACCTGCGCCGCCCGCATACCTGAAACAGAGCGACACGCCGTGGTCGGTGTTCGGCCGGATCATCGCGGCGCGCGCGCGGCGGCTCTTCGACCGAGCCGGCCAGCGGATCACGCAGCGCACGCTGCGCATCGGCGTGTCGGCGCGCATCTTCCATCCGGAGCCCGGCGCGCCGGGGCTGCGCGGCAAGACGCTGCAGTATCTGGAGGAATCGATCGCGCACTGGGTGATGTCGCGCGACGTGCTCGTGTTCATGATCCCGACGGTCGGCCATCAGGGGATGCTGCATCCGAGCAACATCCGGCTGCGCGACTATGCGAAGCATCTCGACGGCCTGTTGCTGCAAGGCGGCGCCGACGTCTCGCCGCAGACCTATGCGGCGACCGACGCGCGTCCCGAATGGCCCGGCGACCGCGTGCGCGACATGTACGAGCTCGAACTGCTGCACGAGTTCATCGAGTCGGGCAAGCCGGTGCTCGGCGTGTGCCGCGGGTGCCAGCTCATCAACGTCGCGTTCGGCGGCTCGCTCTATCAGGACATCGCGACCGACGTGCCGACCGCGGGCGCGCACGTGAGCGAACACTACGACCAGCACCGGCATTCGATTCGCTTTCCTGACGGCTCGACGCTCGCGAACATGTTCCCCGGCCGCCGCGAGGCGATCGTCAACTCGATTCACCATCAGGCGATTCGCGACATCGGCCGCGATCTGAACATCGAGGCCGTGTCGGCGGAAGACGGGATCATCGAGGGGATTCGCTATCGCCGCGCGCCGTTCGTCGTCGGCGTGCAATGGCATCCGGAGTTCCATCGCGCGGGCGGCCCGGAGCTGCTCGACTGCACGCCGCTTCTCGATACGTTCCTGCGCGCGGCGCGCGAGACGCGGCTGTAG
- a CDS encoding formate dehydrogenase beta subunit, giving the protein MSTRIHVPRDSAALAVGADALARAIEAEAARRGVAIELVRNGSRGLLWLEPLVEVGTAAGRVGYANLSAGDVPALFDAGWLEGGEHPARVGIVDEIPYLKRQQRLTFARIGITDPLSVDDYVAHGGLEGLKNALALDGAAACETLVESGLRGRGGAAFPAGIKWRTVRDAAAAQKYIVCNADEGDSGTFSDRLVMESDPYCLIEGMIIAGIATGATIGHIYVRSEYPHAIAALGEAIARSRAAGWLGASVLGTAHAFELHVAKGAGAYVCGEETALLESLEGKRGVVRAKPPVPALSGLFGQPTVINNVITLATVPIIFARGAAFYRDYGTGRSRGTLPFQLAGNVKRGGLVELAFGVTLRELLFDFGGGTASGRPARAAQVGGPLGTYLPDSQWDIPLDYEAYAAVGAVVGHGGIVLHDDTSNLAALAEYAMHFCALESCGKCTPCRIGSTRGVETIAKIRAGDTSEKQVRLLRELCDTMTAGSLCAMGGMTPYPVLSALDHFPEDFGLAPPASGAAPATA; this is encoded by the coding sequence ATGAGCACGCGCATCCATGTGCCGCGCGATTCCGCTGCGCTCGCGGTCGGCGCGGACGCGCTCGCGCGCGCGATCGAGGCGGAGGCGGCAAGGCGCGGCGTCGCGATCGAGCTCGTGCGCAACGGCTCGCGCGGGCTTCTGTGGCTCGAGCCGCTCGTCGAAGTGGGCACCGCGGCGGGCCGCGTCGGCTACGCGAATCTCTCGGCGGGCGACGTCCCCGCGCTCTTCGACGCCGGCTGGCTCGAAGGCGGCGAACATCCGGCGCGCGTCGGCATCGTCGACGAAATCCCTTATCTGAAGCGCCAGCAGCGGCTCACTTTCGCGCGCATCGGCATCACCGATCCCCTGTCGGTCGACGACTACGTCGCGCACGGCGGCCTCGAAGGCCTGAAGAACGCGCTCGCGCTCGACGGCGCCGCCGCGTGCGAGACGCTCGTCGAATCGGGCCTGCGCGGACGCGGCGGCGCCGCGTTCCCGGCGGGCATCAAGTGGCGGACCGTGCGCGACGCCGCGGCCGCGCAGAAATACATCGTCTGCAACGCGGACGAAGGCGATTCGGGCACGTTCTCCGATCGCCTCGTGATGGAAAGCGATCCGTACTGCCTGATCGAAGGGATGATCATCGCCGGCATCGCGACGGGCGCGACGATCGGCCATATCTACGTGCGCAGCGAATATCCGCACGCGATCGCGGCGCTCGGCGAGGCGATCGCCCGCTCGCGCGCGGCCGGCTGGCTCGGCGCGAGCGTGCTCGGCACCGCGCACGCGTTCGAGCTGCACGTCGCGAAAGGCGCCGGCGCGTACGTCTGCGGCGAGGAGACGGCGCTCCTCGAATCGCTCGAAGGCAAGCGCGGCGTCGTGCGCGCGAAGCCGCCGGTGCCCGCGCTGTCGGGGCTATTCGGTCAGCCGACCGTCATCAACAACGTGATCACGCTCGCGACCGTGCCGATCATCTTCGCGCGCGGCGCGGCGTTCTATCGCGATTACGGGACGGGCCGCTCGCGCGGCACGCTGCCGTTCCAGCTCGCGGGCAACGTGAAGCGCGGCGGGCTCGTCGAGCTCGCGTTCGGCGTCACGCTGCGCGAGCTGCTGTTCGACTTCGGCGGCGGCACCGCGAGCGGGCGTCCCGCTCGCGCCGCGCAGGTCGGCGGCCCGCTCGGCACCTACCTGCCCGACAGCCAGTGGGACATCCCGCTCGACTACGAGGCGTACGCGGCCGTCGGCGCCGTCGTCGGGCACGGCGGCATCGTGCTGCACGACGACACGTCGAACCTCGCCGCGCTCGCCGAATACGCGATGCACTTCTGCGCGCTCGAATCGTGCGGCAAGTGCACGCCGTGCCGGATCGGCTCGACGCGCGGCGTCGAGACGATCGCGAAGATCCGCGCGGGCGACACGTCGGAAAAGCAGGTGCGCCTGCTGCGCGAGCTCTGCGACACGATGACCGCGGGCTCGCTTTGCGCGATGGGCGGCATGACGCCGTACCCGGTGCTGTCCGCGCTCGATCACTTCCCCGAAGATTTCGGCCTCGCGCCGCCCGCGAGCGGCGCGGCGCCCGCCACGGCCTGA